One Ignavibacterium sp. DNA segment encodes these proteins:
- a CDS encoding S46 family peptidase — MKIRFGMLTEKLAIFVVLLSMILQVSSFAQNANWMNLDTVKAGRFDTGRMWTFEYPPLDYFNQEYNFKPDETWFNHVRMSALRFANYCSASFVSADGLVMTNHHCARQSITQVNREGEDLHANGFIAETLQDERPVPGLYVDQLVLFKDVTDEVIDAMNEGKTNEERSKIENEIIDKIEQREAAATGLTVSVTPLYNGGRYSLYGYKRYTDVRLVLAAEDQLGFFGGDPDNFTYPRFNLDCSFFRVYDETGKPLKTENYFKWSENGPAVDEPVFVVGNPGSTNRLNTVAQLEYARDIQYPRTLSLLSTLSNMYKDMLKKDPSRKAELEDRIFGFENSIKVINGTLKGLRDPELMQKKRDFEKNFKNAVNADPELKQKYSDLWDKISDIRKQLTDISIKNFALSMNNRFTTPQYFFIADQIIEIANELKKPEAERDELYVGDELNNTLESLIPADFDYNMNNALLAKKIEALEEAFGSDDPVVKKFTGGKKGQEAVQYILSHSKITKLDDIKALLAKGADEVLDSDDPFIYLLRNTKEKADEYSSKSKELSEIESSYSQKLGEAAFAVYGTSIPPDATFTLRIADGVVKGYPYNGTTAQPFTTYYGLYDRFYGQEGKFPWNLPDRWLAPPTEFDLSTPLNFVSTNDIVGGNSGSPVINQKAEIVGLAFDGNIESLSSNFIYTTEQNRSVSVHSSGMMEAIDKIYKLNRVSAELKAGRIVN; from the coding sequence ATGAAAATTCGTTTCGGAATGCTTACTGAAAAGTTAGCAATTTTTGTTGTTCTCTTAAGTATGATTTTACAGGTATCATCATTTGCTCAGAATGCAAACTGGATGAATCTTGATACAGTTAAAGCCGGCAGATTTGATACTGGAAGGATGTGGACTTTTGAATATCCACCGCTGGATTACTTTAACCAAGAATATAATTTCAAACCCGATGAAACCTGGTTTAATCATGTCAGAATGTCTGCATTAAGATTTGCAAATTATTGCTCAGCTTCTTTTGTTTCTGCCGATGGTTTGGTAATGACAAATCATCATTGTGCCAGACAAAGTATTACTCAGGTAAATAGAGAAGGTGAAGATCTGCACGCAAATGGTTTTATTGCAGAAACTCTTCAGGATGAAAGACCTGTGCCTGGTTTATATGTTGATCAGCTCGTTTTATTTAAAGATGTAACCGACGAAGTAATAGATGCGATGAATGAAGGTAAAACTAATGAAGAACGATCTAAGATTGAAAATGAAATTATTGATAAGATAGAACAGAGAGAAGCTGCAGCAACAGGTCTTACTGTTTCTGTAACACCCTTATATAACGGCGGAAGATATTCACTTTATGGATATAAGAGATATACAGATGTCAGATTGGTTTTAGCTGCTGAAGATCAGCTTGGATTTTTTGGAGGCGACCCCGATAATTTTACATATCCAAGGTTTAATTTAGATTGTTCATTCTTCAGGGTTTATGATGAAACTGGAAAGCCGCTTAAAACTGAAAATTATTTTAAATGGAGTGAAAACGGTCCTGCGGTTGATGAGCCGGTTTTTGTAGTTGGAAATCCTGGTAGTACAAATAGACTGAATACTGTTGCACAGTTAGAATATGCAAGAGATATTCAATATCCCAGAACACTTAGTTTGCTGTCAACCTTATCTAATATGTATAAAGATATGCTGAAAAAAGATCCAAGCCGTAAAGCTGAACTTGAAGACAGGATTTTTGGTTTTGAAAATTCAATAAAAGTTATTAATGGAACATTAAAAGGATTAAGAGATCCTGAATTAATGCAAAAGAAAAGGGATTTTGAAAAGAATTTTAAAAATGCAGTTAATGCTGATCCAGAATTAAAACAAAAATACAGTGATTTGTGGGATAAAATTTCAGATATCCGAAAACAGCTTACGGACATTTCAATTAAAAACTTTGCATTATCAATGAACAACAGATTTACAACTCCACAGTACTTCTTTATTGCTGATCAGATAATTGAAATTGCAAATGAATTGAAAAAGCCCGAAGCAGAAAGAGATGAACTGTATGTTGGCGATGAATTAAATAATACTTTGGAATCTTTGATACCTGCAGATTTTGATTATAATATGAACAATGCTCTTCTTGCAAAAAAAATTGAAGCATTAGAAGAAGCTTTTGGCAGTGATGATCCTGTTGTTAAAAAATTTACAGGCGGGAAAAAAGGACAAGAAGCAGTACAATATATTCTGTCGCATTCCAAAATAACAAAACTTGATGATATAAAAGCCTTATTAGCTAAAGGTGCTGATGAAGTTTTAGATTCAGATGATCCATTTATTTATTTATTACGCAATACAAAAGAAAAAGCCGATGAGTATTCTTCAAAAAGTAAAGAGCTTAGTGAGATTGAATCTTCCTATTCTCAGAAATTAGGAGAAGCAGCATTTGCTGTTTATGGTACTTCTATTCCACCTGATGCAACATTTACTTTGAGAATTGCAGATGGAGTAGTAAAAGGATATCCATACAATGGAACAACTGCACAGCCTTTTACAACATATTATGGCTTATATGATCGGTTTTATGGACAAGAAGGAAAATTCCCTTGGAATTTACCAGACAGATGGTTGGCTCCACCAACAGAGTTTGATCTTTCAACTCCATTGAACTTTGTATCAACAAATGACATCGTTGGCGGTAACTCGGGCAGCCCTGTTATTAATCAAAAAGCAGAGATTGTAGGTTTAGCTTTTGACGGAAATATTGAAAGTCTGTCGAGTAATTTTATTTATACAACAGAACAAAACCGGTCAGTTTCGGTTCATTCATCAGGGATGATGGAAGCTATTGATAAAATCTATAAACTAAACAGGGTTAGTGCAGAATTAAAAGCCGGAAGGATTGTTAATTAG